In the Ruminococcus sp. OA3 genome, one interval contains:
- a CDS encoding histidine kinase, translating into MKKTEFWYKKLKFWIRGMYIGMVILLVLLLLAAANKIAFSESLEVVFAVTAGLAIAGSYAAGKLYILGPMKNLSQAFELFNHGYIYDEVFHNNFTMDEEMKKALEKFAVMIDRNHAVNMAEKQVEYLALQNQINPHFLYNTLESIRAEALLAGQTSIAGMSEALAKFFRYTITNKENIVTLADELDSVKNYFLIQKYRFEERINLEIHCDDEELLFQCRILKLTLQPLVENAIQHGLEATIGEGTIEIDIERTSTRVFISVRDYGVGMDEEKIIELNRMFQEPDKQITAAFSKKKSGIALRNVNARIKLLFGTQYGLHVMGSTYSGTEIRITLPYLDEETAKKYMKKIETNQEEGVQ; encoded by the coding sequence ATGAAGAAGACGGAGTTCTGGTATAAAAAACTGAAGTTCTGGATACGGGGCATGTACATTGGGATGGTGATACTTCTGGTGCTTCTGCTGCTGGCTGCAGCCAACAAGATTGCCTTCTCGGAAAGCCTGGAGGTCGTGTTTGCAGTAACGGCCGGTCTGGCGATCGCCGGATCTTATGCCGCCGGAAAATTATACATTCTGGGTCCAATGAAAAATCTGAGTCAGGCGTTTGAGCTGTTCAATCACGGATATATCTATGACGAGGTGTTTCACAATAATTTTACCATGGATGAAGAGATGAAAAAGGCTCTGGAGAAATTTGCTGTTATGATTGACCGGAACCATGCCGTCAACATGGCGGAAAAGCAGGTAGAATATCTTGCACTGCAGAATCAGATCAATCCGCATTTTCTGTACAATACCCTGGAATCCATACGGGCGGAGGCACTGCTGGCAGGACAGACATCGATCGCCGGCATGTCGGAGGCTCTTGCCAAATTTTTCCGCTACACCATTACCAATAAGGAAAATATCGTGACACTGGCTGATGAGCTGGACAGTGTGAAGAATTATTTTCTGATACAGAAATACCGGTTTGAAGAGCGCATTAATCTGGAAATACACTGTGACGATGAAGAACTGCTGTTTCAGTGCAGAATTCTGAAACTGACACTGCAGCCGCTTGTGGAAAATGCGATTCAGCATGGACTGGAAGCAACGATTGGGGAGGGGACGATAGAGATTGACATTGAGCGGACAAGTACCAGGGTATTCATTTCTGTGCGTGACTACGGCGTTGGAATGGATGAGGAGAAGATCATCGAATTGAACCGTATGTTTCAGGAACCGGATAAGCAGATCACGGCGGCGTTTTCAAAGAAAAAATCGGGAATCGCGCTGCGCAATGTGAATGCCCGGATCAAACTTCTTTTCGGAACGCAGTACGGGCTGCATGTGATGGGGTCCACATATTCCGGTACGGAGATCAGGATCACGCTTCCGTATCTGGATGAAGAGACTGCAAAAAAATATATGAAAAAAATAGAG
- a CDS encoding response regulator has product MGMKVIIVDDEKKICQLIQFLVDWEKMGLEVAGVAYNGIDALRLVEELEPAIIITDIKMPGCDGLELIQQVQHRKPNIHFIIISGYQDFEYARKAIRYGVRDYLSKPIQKDELEETLQRVAAERLENQEHEQNVNILRSKVQQQSTQIKQTLLKNLVNQEQDDLQCQDLEAINNRYHCDFQQGCFRVLLVKPDFEETEEYELIYRQITRKISEISRKEFKEECFDIITYEHDLGTYVLLNYPTEGIQEFRWQLKHIRVNTANLHEIFQEIHVTVGIGRQVEDFRQIGQSLTDAKSAILNRICLGIDKIIGVDEESEAKVFDPYTAADTDFKSCFLEMVDMYDLDGIARQLEVLGEICKSRQECDGNSIYLALRELFGLVVLQLKKNKISGSEEWMPEEFQNVFYHCTSVNEVFQRFLGLIQRIIEKEIEENRMVEIKPIKLVKSYIQNHYAQPIKLEEMSEMAGFNSAYFSTMFKKETGQTLTEYILQVRMDKAKELLKNKEIKINDIPELIGVGDAKYFSKQFKKVSGLTPSQYRRFFG; this is encoded by the coding sequence ATGGGAATGAAGGTTATTATTGTGGACGATGAAAAGAAGATCTGTCAGTTGATTCAGTTTCTGGTGGATTGGGAGAAAATGGGCCTCGAAGTCGCGGGTGTGGCTTATAACGGTATAGACGCCCTGCGTCTGGTTGAGGAACTGGAACCGGCGATCATCATTACAGACATCAAGATGCCGGGATGTGACGGGCTGGAACTGATACAGCAGGTCCAGCACCGAAAACCCAATATACATTTTATCATAATCAGCGGTTATCAGGACTTTGAGTATGCGAGAAAAGCTATCCGGTACGGTGTCCGTGATTATCTCTCCAAACCGATACAGAAAGATGAGCTGGAGGAGACGCTGCAGCGGGTGGCTGCGGAGAGGCTCGAGAATCAGGAACACGAACAAAATGTCAACATATTGAGAAGCAAGGTGCAGCAGCAGTCAACGCAGATAAAGCAGACTTTGCTGAAAAATCTGGTAAACCAGGAGCAGGATGATCTGCAGTGCCAGGATCTGGAGGCGATCAACAACCGCTATCACTGTGATTTTCAGCAGGGGTGTTTCCGGGTACTGCTGGTAAAACCGGATTTTGAGGAGACAGAAGAATATGAACTGATCTACCGTCAGATTACGAGAAAGATCAGTGAGATCAGCAGGAAAGAGTTTAAGGAGGAGTGTTTTGACATCATCACATATGAACATGATCTGGGAACCTATGTCCTGCTGAACTATCCGACAGAGGGGATTCAGGAATTCCGCTGGCAGCTGAAACATATCCGTGTCAACACGGCAAACCTCCATGAGATCTTCCAGGAAATCCATGTGACGGTCGGCATTGGGCGGCAGGTTGAAGATTTCCGTCAGATCGGACAGTCATTGACGGATGCGAAAAGTGCTATTTTGAACCGCATTTGCCTCGGGATCGACAAAATTATCGGGGTGGATGAAGAGTCAGAGGCAAAGGTTTTCGATCCGTATACGGCTGCGGATACCGATTTTAAGAGCTGCTTCCTGGAAATGGTCGATATGTACGACCTGGACGGAATTGCCCGGCAGCTGGAAGTATTGGGTGAAATCTGCAAAAGCAGGCAGGAATGTGATGGTAATTCAATCTACCTGGCACTCAGGGAGCTGTTCGGTCTTGTTGTGCTGCAGTTAAAAAAGAATAAGATTTCGGGCAGCGAGGAGTGGATGCCGGAAGAGTTTCAGAATGTGTTCTATCACTGCACGTCGGTAAATGAAGTATTCCAACGATTCCTCGGGCTGATTCAGAGGATCATTGAAAAAGAGATTGAAGAGAATCGTATGGTCGAGATTAAACCCATCAAACTTGTGAAGTCTTATATCCAGAATCATTATGCACAGCCGATCAAACTGGAGGAAATGAGTGAGATGGCAGGGTTCAATTCAGCATATTTTTCTACCATGTTTAAAAAAGAGACCGGACAGACATTGACGGAATATATACTTCAGGTGCGCATGGATAAGGCGAAAGAACTGCTGAAAAATAAAGAGATAAAGATCAATGATATCCCGGAACTTATCGGAGTCGGTGATGCCAAATATTTTTCGAAGCAGTTTAAGAAAGTCAGCGGACTGACACCATCGCAGTACCGCAGGTTTTTCGGTTAG